The Herminiimonas arsenitoxidans genome window below encodes:
- a CDS encoding formate dehydrogenase subunit alpha, with protein MLLTRKSNAVERSPARFSSSLADSLSRALPTMDRRGFLKRSGIGIGAGIAAAQLGLIQKAKAAEGGAAAGGSKIEVKRTVCSHCSVGCASDAIVENGVWVRQEPVFDSPINLGAHCAKGAALREHGHGEYRLKYPMKLVNGKYQRISWDQALNEISAKMLDIRKVSGPDSVFFVGSSKHNNEQAALLRKFVSFFGTNNTDHQARICHSTTVAGVANTWGYGAMTNSYNDMQNSKAALYIGSNAAEAHPVSMLHMLHAKETGTKMIVVDPRYTRTAAKADQYIRIRSGSDIPFLWGVLYHIFKNGWEDKQYINDRVYGMEKVRAEVMKWTPEKVEEACGVPEAEIYKAAETMAMNRPSTIVWCMGQTQHSIGNAMVRASCILQLALGNVGKSGGGTNIFRGHDNVQGATDVGPNPDSLPGYYGLATGSWKHWCAVWGVDYEWVKKQYVSQEMMEKSGTTVSRWVDAVLEKSENIDQDNTVKAMLFWGHAPNSQTRGLDMKKAFDKLDLLVVVDPYPSATAAMAAMKVDGQELNPNRAVYLLPAATQFETSGSVTASNRSIQWREKVIEPLFESRTDHMIMYQLAQKLGFGKELVAKIKLVPGKGGMMEPEPESMLEEINRGTWTIGYTGQSPMRLKAHMRNMNLFDVKTLRCKGGKDAETGYDMTGDYFGLPWPCYGTPELKHPGTPNLYDTSKTMMDGGGNFRANFGVEREGVSLLAEDGSHTLGADITTGYPEFDHILLKKLGWWDDLTEAEKKAAEGKNWKTDLSGGIQRVTMKVHGVHPWGNAKARAVVWNFPDAVPLHREPIYGTRPDLVAKYPTHDDKKNFWRMPTLYKSLQDKNIEAKLYEKFPIILTSGRLVEYEGGGEETRSNPWLAELQQENFVEINPKAADDRGIRNNEYVIVSTPTGARIKVKALVTVRVAEDTAFIPFHFSGWWQGKDMIDSYPEGAHPIVRGEAVNTATTYGYDSVTMMQETKTTICNIEKAPA; from the coding sequence ATGCTGTTAACTCGCAAAAGCAACGCTGTTGAGCGTTCGCCTGCCCGTTTCTCATCCAGCCTTGCCGACAGTTTGTCGCGCGCCTTGCCCACGATGGATAGACGTGGATTCTTGAAACGTTCGGGTATCGGTATAGGTGCAGGGATCGCCGCCGCACAGCTAGGCTTGATCCAAAAGGCCAAGGCAGCCGAAGGCGGCGCAGCTGCCGGTGGCAGCAAGATTGAGGTGAAGCGCACAGTTTGTTCGCACTGCTCAGTCGGTTGCGCCTCGGATGCGATTGTGGAAAACGGTGTCTGGGTTCGTCAGGAACCAGTGTTTGATTCGCCGATCAACCTCGGTGCACATTGCGCCAAAGGTGCGGCCTTGCGTGAGCACGGTCACGGCGAATATCGCCTGAAGTATCCGATGAAGCTGGTCAATGGCAAGTATCAGCGCATCAGCTGGGATCAGGCGCTGAATGAAATTTCCGCCAAGATGCTGGATATCAGAAAAGTCAGCGGTCCAGATTCAGTCTTCTTCGTCGGTTCATCCAAACATAACAACGAACAAGCTGCGCTGTTGCGCAAGTTCGTGTCCTTCTTCGGTACCAATAATACGGATCACCAGGCGCGTATCTGCCACTCGACCACTGTCGCGGGCGTTGCAAACACCTGGGGTTACGGCGCGATGACCAACAGCTATAACGACATGCAGAATTCCAAGGCTGCGTTATATATAGGTTCGAATGCGGCTGAAGCACATCCGGTATCGATGCTGCACATGCTGCATGCCAAAGAAACCGGCACCAAGATGATCGTGGTTGATCCTCGTTATACACGTACGGCTGCCAAGGCTGATCAATACATTCGTATCCGCTCCGGTTCTGATATTCCATTCCTGTGGGGCGTGCTGTATCACATCTTCAAAAACGGTTGGGAAGACAAGCAATACATCAATGACCGCGTCTATGGCATGGAAAAGGTCAGGGCAGAAGTCATGAAGTGGACACCGGAAAAGGTCGAAGAGGCCTGCGGTGTGCCAGAAGCTGAGATATACAAAGCGGCTGAAACCATGGCCATGAATCGTCCATCGACTATCGTCTGGTGCATGGGGCAGACCCAGCACAGTATCGGTAATGCGATGGTGCGTGCATCCTGTATTTTGCAACTTGCCTTGGGTAACGTGGGCAAATCAGGCGGTGGCACCAATATTTTCCGCGGTCACGATAACGTGCAAGGTGCAACCGACGTTGGTCCTAATCCAGATTCTTTGCCGGGTTACTACGGCTTGGCAACCGGCTCATGGAAGCACTGGTGTGCTGTCTGGGGCGTTGACTACGAATGGGTCAAAAAACAATACGTCTCGCAAGAGATGATGGAAAAATCCGGCACTACAGTCTCGCGCTGGGTGGATGCGGTTCTCGAGAAAAGCGAGAACATAGATCAAGATAATACGGTCAAGGCCATGTTGTTCTGGGGTCATGCACCGAACTCGCAGACGCGTGGTCTTGATATGAAGAAGGCATTCGACAAACTCGATCTGTTGGTCGTCGTTGATCCTTATCCATCGGCAACAGCCGCCATGGCCGCGATGAAAGTCGATGGTCAGGAATTGAATCCGAATCGCGCAGTGTATTTGCTGCCAGCGGCCACACAGTTCGAAACATCAGGATCAGTCACCGCATCGAATCGTTCTATTCAATGGCGTGAAAAAGTCATCGAGCCATTGTTCGAATCGCGTACCGATCACATGATCATGTATCAACTGGCGCAAAAGCTTGGTTTTGGCAAAGAGCTGGTTGCCAAGATCAAACTGGTACCAGGCAAAGGCGGCATGATGGAGCCGGAACCAGAGTCGATGCTGGAAGAAATCAACCGCGGCACATGGACCATCGGTTATACCGGTCAATCACCTATGCGCTTGAAAGCGCACATGCGCAACATGAATCTGTTCGATGTCAAAACCTTGCGCTGCAAAGGCGGCAAGGATGCAGAAACAGGTTACGACATGACTGGCGATTATTTCGGTTTGCCGTGGCCTTGCTACGGTACGCCGGAATTGAAGCATCCGGGTACACCGAATCTATATGACACTTCCAAAACCATGATGGACGGTGGTGGTAATTTCCGCGCCAACTTCGGTGTGGAACGAGAAGGTGTCAGCTTGTTGGCGGAAGACGGTTCGCATACCTTGGGCGCAGATATCACGACCGGTTATCCGGAGTTCGATCACATTCTGTTGAAAAAACTCGGCTGGTGGGATGATCTGACCGAAGCGGAGAAAAAGGCTGCAGAAGGCAAGAACTGGAAGACAGATCTTTCCGGCGGTATTCAGCGAGTCACGATGAAGGTGCACGGCGTGCATCCATGGGGTAATGCGAAGGCACGCGCCGTCGTGTGGAACTTCCCGGATGCGGTACCTCTGCATCGCGAACCGATCTATGGCACACGGCCTGACCTGGTTGCCAAATATCCGACGCATGACGACAAAAAGAATTTCTGGCGTATGCCGACTTTGTACAAGTCGCTGCAAGACAAGAATATCGAAGCCAAACTCTACGAGAAATTCCCGATCATTCTTACTTCGGGACGTCTGGTCGAATACGAGGGCGGTGGTGAAGAGACGCGCTCCAATCCTTGGTTGGCCGAGCTGCAGCAAGAGAACTTTGTCGAGATCAATCCAAAAGCGGCGGACGATAGGGGCATACGCAATAACGAGTATGTAATCGTTTCCACGCCGACTGGTGCACGCATCAAGGTCAAGGCCTTGGTAACGGTGCGTGTGGCGGAAGACACGGCTTTCATTCCATTCCATTTCTCCGGCTGGTGGCAGGGCAAGGACATGATCGATTCCTATCCGGAAGGAGCACATCCGATTGTGCGTGGTGAGGCAGTCAACACCGCGACGACGTATGGCTACGACTCGGTGACGATGATGCAGGAAACCAAAACCACCATTTGCAATATTGAAAAAGCACCGGCATAG
- the fdh3B gene encoding formate dehydrogenase FDH3 subunit beta produces the protein MARMKFICDAERCIECNGCVTACKNENEVPWGVNRRRVVTINDGVIGQEKSISVACMHCSDAPCMAVCPVDCFYRTEEGVVLHDKDICIGCGYCSYACPFGAPQFPSNGAFGLRGKMDKCTFCAGGPEANGSKAEFEKYGRNRLAEGKLPACAEMCSTKALLGGDGDVIADIFRARVMRRGKGSEVWGWGTAYGKSHNPDAKAPTGGKS, from the coding sequence ATGGCACGAATGAAATTCATCTGCGATGCAGAACGTTGTATCGAATGTAATGGCTGCGTGACTGCGTGCAAGAACGAGAACGAAGTGCCGTGGGGCGTCAATCGCCGCCGCGTGGTGACGATAAATGATGGCGTAATTGGGCAGGAAAAATCGATTTCGGTCGCATGTATGCATTGCTCCGATGCGCCATGCATGGCGGTTTGCCCGGTCGATTGCTTCTATCGCACAGAAGAAGGTGTGGTTTTGCATGACAAGGACATTTGCATCGGTTGCGGTTACTGCTCCTATGCTTGCCCATTCGGTGCGCCGCAATTCCCATCCAACGGCGCATTCGGCCTGCGCGGGAAAATGGATAAATGTACTTTCTGCGCCGGCGGTCCGGAAGCTAACGGCTCCAAGGCAGAGTTCGAAAAGTATGGGCGCAATCGTTTGGCTGAAGGCAAGTTGCCAGCGTGTGCAGAAATGTGTTCGACCAAAGCTTTGCTGGGCGGCGATGGTGATGTGATTGCAGATATTTTCCGTGCACGTGTCATGCGGCGCGGCAAAGGTAGCGAAGTCTGGGGTTGGGGCACTGCCTACGGCAAGTCGCATAATCCGGACGCCAAAGCACCGACAGGAGGTAAATCATGA
- a CDS encoding formate dehydrogenase subunit gamma, giving the protein MNTWFAKLAVGLSLMVATAGVALAQTNEPAAASKAAASPPATQSMSNIESDDILYMKQNQAERTQVQPGNLAPVYRQIKEGGENYSSLPALEAGVLIQPQMKFPGQARATTAGEAWRLYRNGPLTTYGGWLIIVAVLGIVAFYFSIGTIKLKEKRTGRLIERFTSIERLTHWTVAISFLTLALTGLVMLFGKYVVLPVFGHSVFGWLAYICKNVHNFIGPVFTVSLILMFAIFVKDNFPAKADWKWLIKLGGARGHASAGRFNAGEKLWFWGGVVFLGLIVSASGFVLDMLVPGILYTRGNMQIANVIHLVAAVLIFSASLAHIYIGTLGMEGAYEAMATGYVDDAWAKEHHDLWYDDIEKGKVPRVRTQEGAEKTGTPIKAV; this is encoded by the coding sequence ATGAATACATGGTTCGCCAAACTCGCCGTCGGCTTATCGCTCATGGTGGCGACAGCCGGGGTTGCATTGGCACAGACGAATGAGCCAGCCGCGGCAAGCAAGGCAGCGGCATCACCGCCTGCGACGCAAAGCATGTCGAATATCGAGTCAGACGATATTCTTTACATGAAACAGAATCAGGCTGAGCGTACGCAAGTTCAGCCCGGCAATCTGGCTCCGGTGTATCGCCAGATCAAAGAAGGTGGTGAAAATTATTCCAGCTTACCAGCATTGGAAGCGGGCGTTCTGATCCAGCCACAAATGAAATTTCCCGGTCAGGCACGCGCTACAACAGCGGGTGAGGCATGGCGTCTATATCGCAATGGCCCTTTAACAACCTACGGCGGCTGGCTCATCATCGTTGCAGTACTAGGGATCGTGGCTTTTTATTTCTCGATCGGTACGATCAAGCTGAAAGAAAAGCGTACAGGTCGTTTGATCGAGCGCTTTACATCGATTGAGCGCCTGACGCACTGGACTGTAGCGATCAGTTTTCTGACGCTGGCATTGACCGGCTTGGTCATGCTGTTCGGGAAATATGTGGTGCTGCCGGTATTTGGGCATAGCGTATTCGGCTGGCTCGCATACATCTGCAAGAACGTACACAACTTCATAGGGCCGGTTTTCACTGTGTCGCTGATCTTGATGTTCGCGATCTTTGTCAAAGATAATTTCCCGGCTAAAGCAGATTGGAAATGGCTGATCAAGCTTGGTGGCGCACGAGGTCATGCCAGCGCAGGTCGTTTTAACGCCGGTGAAAAATTGTGGTTCTGGGGAGGCGTGGTTTTCCTCGGCTTGATCGTGAGCGCATCCGGCTTTGTGCTGGATATGCTGGTGCCGGGGATACTGTACACACGCGGCAATATGCAGATCGCAAACGTGATCCATCTGGTTGCTGCCGTATTGATATTCAGTGCATCGCTGGCGCATATCTATATCGGTACCTTGGGTATGGAAGGCGCGTATGAAGCAATGGCTACCGGCTATGTTGATGACGCTTGGGCCAAAGAGCATCACGACCTCTGGTACGACGATATTGAAAAAGGCAAAGTGCCAAGAGTGCGTACCCAAGAAGGCGCTGAAAAAACCGGCACACCGATCAAGGCTGTCTAA
- a CDS encoding formate dehydrogenase accessory sulfurtransferase FdhD encodes MSYRPEFTSTPVKLTYDVNAVNETAQTSAVAIPAERPLTVYVDGRELITLMTLGAAPEMLTLGYLRNQRLVESIEEIVSVHVDWDQHAVSVTTRDGIANIEERTAKRVVTTGCGQGTMFGGLMDEVDTIVLPTDARLKQSTLYKIVNTIRTQDSVYAKAGSVHGCGLFSSEGDLQYFIEDVGRHNAVDSIAGIMWLENISGADKVFYTTGRLTSEMVIKGAQMGMPFLISRSGTTQMGHLVAEKVNMTLLARCTGKHFLLVTGKERMVYEPELLDSSLRVA; translated from the coding sequence ATGTCGTATCGCCCTGAATTTACCAGCACGCCAGTCAAACTGACGTATGACGTTAATGCCGTCAATGAAACCGCACAGACTTCGGCTGTAGCGATTCCGGCTGAGCGTCCGCTGACGGTGTATGTCGATGGTCGTGAACTGATTACCTTGATGACCTTGGGCGCTGCGCCGGAAATGCTGACGCTCGGTTATTTGCGTAACCAACGCCTGGTGGAGTCGATTGAAGAGATTGTCTCGGTGCATGTGGATTGGGATCAGCATGCGGTGTCGGTCACGACGCGTGATGGCATTGCCAATATCGAAGAACGTACAGCAAAACGGGTCGTCACCACCGGTTGTGGGCAAGGCACGATGTTCGGCGGTTTGATGGATGAGGTCGACACCATCGTCTTGCCGACAGATGCCAGACTCAAACAATCCACGCTTTATAAAATCGTCAACACGATCCGTACGCAGGATTCTGTCTATGCCAAGGCAGGATCAGTGCATGGTTGTGGACTGTTTTCATCCGAAGGCGATCTGCAATACTTCATCGAAGACGTCGGTCGTCACAATGCAGTCGATTCCATCGCCGGCATCATGTGGCTGGAAAATATCAGTGGTGCTGACAAAGTGTTTTACACCACAGGTCGCCTGACTTCCGAGATGGTGATTAAAGGTGCGCAGATGGGCATGCCGTTCTTGATCTCGCGCTCCGGCACGACACAAATGGGTCATCTGGTGGCGGAAAAGGTCAATATGACCTTGCTGGCACGCTGTACCGGCAAACACTTTTTGCTCGTGACGGGCAAGGAACGCATGGTTTATGAGCCGGAGTTGCTCGATTCCTCACTGCGCGTTGCGTAA
- a CDS encoding ABC transporter permease, with protein sequence MSLLDATRDAFGLLFSGDAVLWRIIWISLKTSIVGLLIATPIAVLLGYLIATREFIGRRIVIWIAQAALSLPTVLIGLLLYLMLSRQGPLGSLQWLFTQTSIIFGQVLIVLPVLIAFTLSAVQAADPRLAETAIVHGASKWRVMLTVLHEVRFGVMAAVINGFGRVISEVGCAMMVGGNIAGETRTITTAIALETSKGEFAQGIALGIVLIAFALLINAAMMLLQGDARPARNM encoded by the coding sequence ATGTCTTTACTTGACGCTACTCGCGATGCATTCGGTTTGCTCTTTTCGGGCGATGCCGTGCTGTGGCGTATTATCTGGATATCACTCAAAACATCCATCGTTGGCCTGCTGATCGCAACGCCGATTGCAGTGCTGCTCGGCTATTTGATCGCAACGCGTGAGTTCATCGGCCGTCGCATTGTGATCTGGATTGCGCAAGCAGCCTTGTCGCTGCCGACGGTGTTGATCGGTTTATTGCTGTATCTGATGCTGTCGCGGCAAGGTCCACTTGGTTCGCTACAATGGTTATTCACTCAAACCAGCATCATCTTCGGGCAAGTCCTGATTGTCTTGCCGGTTCTGATTGCCTTTACCTTATCGGCAGTACAAGCAGCTGACCCGCGTCTGGCAGAGACAGCAATCGTGCATGGCGCATCCAAATGGCGTGTCATGCTGACGGTGTTACATGAAGTCCGCTTCGGCGTGATGGCGGCCGTGATCAATGGTTTTGGTCGTGTGATTTCCGAAGTTGGCTGCGCGATGATGGTCGGCGGGAATATTGCAGGCGAGACGCGCACGATTACGACAGCGATTGCTCTGGAAACCAGCAAGGGTGAATTTGCACAAGGGATTGCGCTGGGTATCGTTCTGATTGCGTTCGCCTTGTTGATCAATGCCGCGATGATGTTGTTGCAAGGTGATGCCCGTCCAGCGAGGAATATGTGA
- a CDS encoding energy-coupling factor ABC transporter ATP-binding protein, with translation MDALLSIQRLQKNFHQRRLLDIENLSIAQSQAYVLTGSNGSGKSTLMRILAGLESADTADVRFQGVTASLSPYPRVMRDAIVYVHQHPVMFSTSVAENIGYGLFVRGIPKNIIAEKVEEAIVWAGITHLRKNVPNFLSGGEKQRVALARARVLSPKLLLLDEPTANLDGSAREQVIALIPTLVREGSSVIMACHDRDLIALPGVQRLKIRDGKLELRQAHLHEE, from the coding sequence ATGGATGCACTTTTATCGATACAACGTTTGCAAAAGAACTTCCATCAGCGTCGTTTGCTGGATATCGAAAATCTGTCGATTGCACAATCGCAAGCGTATGTGCTGACCGGTTCCAACGGTTCAGGAAAAAGCACCTTGATGCGCATATTGGCTGGGCTGGAATCGGCTGATACGGCGGATGTGCGATTTCAGGGAGTCACAGCTAGCCTGTCACCGTATCCGCGCGTGATGCGCGATGCCATCGTCTATGTGCATCAGCATCCTGTAATGTTTTCCACCAGCGTTGCCGAGAATATCGGTTACGGCCTGTTCGTGCGTGGTATACCGAAAAACATCATTGCCGAAAAAGTAGAAGAAGCCATCGTCTGGGCTGGCATTACGCATTTGCGCAAGAACGTACCGAACTTCTTGTCTGGCGGTGAAAAGCAACGCGTTGCATTAGCGCGTGCCCGCGTCCTGTCGCCGAAATTATTGCTGCTGGACGAACCGACTGCGAATCTGGATGGATCTGCGCGTGAACAGGTGATTGCTTTGATTCCGACGCTGGTACGCGAAGGTAGCAGTGTGATCATGGCGTGTCATGATAGGGACTTGATTGCATTGCCTGGTGTGCAGCGCCTGAAGATCCGCGATGGCAAGCTTGAACTGCGGCAAGCACACTTACACGAAGAGTAA
- a CDS encoding sensor histidine kinase: MDQQLTAIVVHDLKNALGALEGELSALVDDLDQDKARQAHASCVALREKMIGFLTLYKASTQGLTTRIEAVSPDDFLNGLLRDRIATPSKLDITINTDDMPAIAFFDEHLVALALDAALQNATRFARTNIVVGCKKVDEEIVFTVQDDGTGLDAAEEKPSTGLGMALCDAIAKAHRNENRQGSVQLSTPLNGGALFTLRLP, translated from the coding sequence ATGGATCAACAACTCACCGCCATCGTTGTACATGACTTGAAAAATGCTTTGGGTGCATTGGAAGGTGAACTATCGGCTTTAGTTGATGATCTCGATCAAGACAAAGCCAGGCAAGCACACGCAAGTTGTGTCGCATTACGTGAAAAGATGATTGGCTTTCTCACCTTGTACAAAGCGTCCACACAAGGTTTGACTACACGCATAGAAGCCGTCAGTCCGGATGATTTTCTCAACGGTTTGCTACGCGACCGCATAGCGACACCATCAAAACTAGACATCACCATCAATACCGATGATATGCCTGCCATTGCTTTCTTTGACGAACATTTGGTTGCTCTGGCATTGGATGCAGCATTACAAAACGCCACACGCTTTGCGCGCACCAACATAGTCGTCGGATGCAAGAAAGTAGATGAAGAAATCGTCTTCACAGTTCAGGATGATGGAACCGGATTGGATGCTGCGGAAGAAAAGCCATCGACCGGACTCGGCATGGCATTGTGTGACGCGATTGCAAAAGCGCATCGCAATGAAAATCGCCAAGGCAGTGTGCAATTGAGTACGCCGTTAAATGGCGGCGCACTTTTTACCTTGCGGCTACCTTAA
- a CDS encoding tetratricopeptide repeat protein translates to MATILNSRLAKLRALVVDDMSTMRQNIRTQLGQLGIEQVDQAATPNDAIKYIRSTNYDVIICDYNLNKETNGQQMLEFLRSQKLLSPTAMFFMITAESSYDSVASAAEFQPDAYMVKPLTGGKIADRIERLLDRQNALKPITDRLQMKDLTGAIAECDKVLKVEPKWIVDILKIQASSALELGNINDARVTYLKALGLRSDLVWAKLGLARCDQAAGKLDEAKKIVQDVLDVNAKFIDAYDLLAQIAEAQGNEEAVLDAFNKSYDVIPSARRSRLMGDAAYRVGNLEQARTAFDKALTHTRGSLTAQASDALSLAQVHVDIGEAANALSVLSNAAKDHQDDAHFSARQATIAAQAFARLGDIDSAKAAFESAKEMADGIRPDTNTLALAKAAFSIGLNEEGARIMAKAIKADHENTRLVAYARRVLQDTGNEALIEKIVDEAISEGALIVDQATQLMRAGQFDESLTKLEEALTATPDNTGVLLAAAQLHLLWMSQKGLDRNYVERVNAYLAQLDVLMPNSERVAKMYRFLRETLVKASVEA, encoded by the coding sequence ATGGCCACTATTCTCAATAGCCGTCTTGCCAAATTGCGCGCACTAGTCGTAGACGACATGTCGACAATGCGACAAAACATTCGCACCCAATTAGGACAATTAGGTATTGAGCAAGTCGATCAGGCCGCCACGCCTAACGATGCAATCAAATACATCCGTTCTACCAACTACGATGTAATCATTTGCGATTACAACCTCAATAAAGAAACCAACGGCCAGCAGATGCTGGAATTCTTGCGTTCGCAAAAACTGCTATCGCCGACTGCCATGTTTTTCATGATCACGGCAGAAAGCAGCTATGACAGCGTGGCCAGCGCAGCAGAATTTCAGCCGGATGCTTACATGGTCAAACCGCTCACCGGCGGCAAGATTGCGGATCGCATCGAACGTTTGCTCGATAGGCAAAACGCCTTGAAGCCGATCACTGATCGCTTGCAGATGAAAGATCTGACTGGCGCCATCGCTGAATGCGACAAAGTTTTAAAAGTCGAGCCGAAGTGGATAGTAGATATCCTGAAAATCCAAGCCAGCTCTGCACTCGAATTAGGCAATATCAACGATGCCCGCGTCACTTATCTCAAGGCACTCGGTTTACGCAGCGATCTGGTGTGGGCCAAACTTGGGCTGGCACGATGCGATCAAGCCGCTGGCAAACTCGATGAAGCCAAGAAAATTGTGCAAGACGTCTTGGACGTCAATGCCAAATTCATCGACGCCTACGATCTGCTCGCACAAATCGCTGAAGCACAAGGTAACGAAGAAGCTGTTCTTGATGCTTTCAACAAATCGTATGACGTGATTCCATCCGCACGACGCAGCCGCCTGATGGGTGATGCCGCATATCGTGTCGGCAATCTGGAACAGGCACGCACCGCGTTTGACAAGGCATTGACCCACACACGCGGCTCGCTCACGGCACAAGCATCCGATGCCCTGTCGCTGGCGCAAGTGCATGTCGATATCGGCGAAGCGGCCAATGCACTCTCTGTATTAAGCAACGCGGCTAAAGATCACCAGGACGACGCACATTTTTCCGCCCGACAAGCGACTATTGCCGCACAGGCATTCGCTCGCCTTGGCGATATCGACTCTGCCAAGGCAGCATTTGAATCAGCCAAAGAAATGGCTGATGGCATACGTCCTGATACCAATACATTGGCACTGGCAAAGGCCGCCTTCTCTATTGGCCTCAATGAAGAAGGCGCACGCATCATGGCCAAAGCCATCAAGGCTGATCATGAAAATACACGTCTGGTCGCCTACGCGCGTCGCGTTTTGCAAGATACCGGCAACGAAGCCTTGATTGAAAAAATCGTTGATGAAGCCATCAGCGAAGGCGCCTTGATCGTTGATCAGGCAACGCAATTAATGCGTGCCGGCCAGTTCGACGAATCACTGACCAAGTTGGAAGAAGCCTTGACCGCGACACCGGACAATACCGGCGTATTGCTCGCCGCCGCGCAACTACATCTACTGTGGATGAGCCAAAAAGGTCTGGATCGCAACTACGTAGAACGCGTGAATGCCTATCTGGCACAGCTGGATGTATTGATGCCAAATAGCGAACGCGTCGCCAAGATGTATCGCTTCCTGCGCGAAACACTGGTTAAAGCCAGCGTCGAGGCATAA
- the imuA gene encoding translesion DNA synthesis-associated protein ImuA, which translates to MVALASALPASAQSIFASLPEALWHDDRNETRRAKPIPSGYRALDQELPNGCWPSSVLIELLMPRPDVGELLVLAPALRQLTQAGKTVILLAPPHIPSAASLADLGIDLSNVILIKADKPMDRIWAVEQAMQSVDFGALLCWLPEARPDHLRRLQLLAASNDGLTFVFRPLSDQSQSSPAPLRMLCQPATDGRMSVEIIKRRGPVHSKPMMLPLAASSKVSTPAAARSLSSPVFTTPSYTVAHSALAATAARHRATLPV; encoded by the coding sequence ATGGTCGCACTGGCATCCGCTCTTCCCGCTTCAGCACAGTCCATTTTCGCTTCATTGCCCGAGGCACTCTGGCACGACGACCGCAATGAAACGCGTCGCGCCAAACCTATCCCATCCGGCTATCGCGCACTGGATCAGGAATTGCCGAATGGTTGCTGGCCTTCCTCCGTTTTGATTGAGTTGCTGATGCCACGCCCGGATGTCGGTGAATTGCTTGTGCTGGCACCTGCCTTGAGGCAGCTCACGCAAGCTGGCAAAACCGTGATTCTGCTGGCGCCACCACATATTCCCTCTGCCGCGTCACTGGCTGATCTGGGCATCGATCTCTCGAATGTCATCCTGATCAAAGCTGACAAACCCATGGATAGAATCTGGGCTGTCGAACAGGCTATGCAAAGCGTGGATTTCGGTGCACTGCTGTGCTGGTTGCCGGAAGCGAGACCGGACCATTTACGCCGCCTGCAACTGCTAGCTGCCAGCAATGATGGCTTGACCTTTGTGTTTCGCCCTTTATCCGACCAAAGCCAATCATCTCCTGCTCCATTGCGCATGCTATGCCAGCCTGCGACTGACGGCCGCATGTCTGTCGAAATCATCAAACGTCGCGGGCCGGTACACAGCAAGCCTATGATGCTGCCACTTGCGGCATCATCCAAAGTGAGTACACCAGCTGCAGCACGCTCACTAAGCTCACCTGTTTTCACGACGCCATCCTATACCGTAGCGCATTCTGCTCTTGCCGCTACAGCTGCCCGACACCGCGCAACACTACCGGTATAA